In Candidatus Cohnella colombiensis, one DNA window encodes the following:
- a CDS encoding 2-dehydropantoate 2-reductase has translation MSAVGVIGGGSIGLLLAGKLSAAGYDVTIWTRTQRQADDLNRYGITLEDPTGMTLHQSRVFAVHYTEATFFKHGPILLAVKQTALTSELYKQLARTVPVGGSLVLFQNGIGHVERLQQELPNRHIVVAVTTEAALRLNGTTVRHTGKGETQLGEWGSSMIDQQENQHTNRLVDSRKTINDVEGVLQEAGFTAFLSNQLREAVMRKLLVNAVINPLTALLRVTNGDLIVTDERIALMHSLFTETFVILQAHGLKEQQSLWQWVVQVCEQTKDNESSMLQDIKANRMTEVDAINGAICQLARQQGLEAPLNTMITALIQASHSNRRE, from the coding sequence ATGTCAGCGGTTGGAGTAATCGGTGGTGGATCGATTGGCTTACTGCTCGCGGGAAAGCTATCCGCTGCAGGTTATGATGTGACGATTTGGACAAGAACGCAGCGGCAGGCGGACGATCTTAATAGATATGGAATAACGTTAGAAGATCCGACGGGGATGACCCTACATCAAAGTCGTGTATTTGCGGTGCATTATACGGAAGCTACCTTTTTCAAACATGGACCGATATTGCTAGCAGTGAAGCAGACTGCATTAACATCAGAACTTTATAAGCAGTTAGCAAGGACGGTCCCTGTCGGCGGATCATTGGTGTTATTTCAGAATGGAATCGGTCATGTCGAACGATTACAGCAGGAGCTACCGAATCGCCATATTGTTGTTGCAGTAACGACAGAAGCTGCACTGCGCCTGAATGGGACGACGGTTCGACATACGGGGAAAGGTGAAACGCAGCTTGGCGAGTGGGGCTCCAGTATGATAGATCAGCAGGAAAATCAACACACAAATAGGCTTGTAGACTCAAGAAAAACGATAAATGATGTTGAAGGTGTGCTTCAAGAGGCAGGATTCACCGCTTTTTTGTCGAATCAATTAAGAGAGGCAGTCATGCGAAAGCTGCTTGTCAATGCAGTAATTAATCCCTTAACTGCTCTTTTACGCGTCACCAATGGAGATTTAATTGTCACAGATGAGCGTATTGCACTCATGCATTCTTTGTTTACAGAGACGTTCGTAATCTTGCAAGCCCATGGTTTGAAGGAACAACAATCGTTATGGCAATGGGTAGTGCAAGTTTGTGAACAAACGAAAGATAACGAGTCATCGATGCTTCAGGACATTAAAGCGAATCGTATGACAGAGGTTGACGCGATTAATGGTGCGATCTGCCAGCTTGCAAGACAGCAAGGCTTAGAGGCACCTTTGAATACGATGATCACAGCTCTTATACAAGCGAGTCATTCGAACAGGAGGGAATAA
- a CDS encoding RsfA family transcriptional regulator: protein MTAVRQDAWSPDDDLILAEVTLRHIRDGSTQLAAFEEVGQRIARTSAACGFRWNSCVRKRYDDAIGMAKQQRQKRNYLKKQGVTTIAGAERFAIEEVDQQGKAELLSAESLSLEAIIRYLRQWKSTVQDMSRQIRQLEKELKDKDERLYEFRERNERLSKQVNEVQSEHRVVNDDYKALIQIMDRARRLAFLSEEIDEDRPRFKMDANGNLERID from the coding sequence ATGACGGCTGTGAGACAAGACGCATGGAGCCCGGATGATGATCTCATTTTGGCAGAGGTTACATTACGTCATATCCGGGACGGCAGCACCCAGTTGGCCGCGTTCGAAGAGGTAGGGCAAAGAATCGCGCGCACTTCCGCCGCTTGCGGATTTCGTTGGAATAGCTGCGTTCGTAAGCGCTACGATGATGCCATTGGGATGGCGAAGCAACAGCGACAGAAGCGTAACTATTTAAAGAAGCAAGGTGTTACGACAATTGCAGGTGCCGAGCGCTTTGCGATTGAAGAGGTGGATCAACAAGGGAAGGCTGAACTATTATCAGCAGAGTCATTGTCATTAGAAGCGATTATTCGCTATCTACGTCAATGGAAAAGCACGGTACAGGACATGAGCCGGCAAATTCGACAACTAGAGAAAGAATTGAAAGATAAGGATGAGCGATTGTATGAGTTTAGAGAGAGAAACGAACGCTTATCAAAGCAAGTGAATGAAGTACAGTCTGAACACCGTGTCGTCAACGACGATTACAAGGCACTGATCCAAATTATGGACCGTGCGCGCCGGCTTGCTTTCTTGAGTGAAGAGATAGATGAGGACCGTCCAAGATTTAAGATGGATGCGAATGGTAACTTGGAACGGATTGATTAA
- a CDS encoding DUF2626 family protein translates to MARMFRVLGFWTLVIGLMAFAGDLFEMALLFFFQTAVFFLLGYLNLTERTYMLTFWAYMVLSFLGFTYWTIFEMGIPV, encoded by the coding sequence GTGGCACGTATGTTTCGAGTACTTGGCTTCTGGACATTAGTCATCGGATTAATGGCATTCGCTGGAGATCTGTTTGAGATGGCGTTGTTGTTCTTCTTCCAGACTGCTGTATTTTTCTTGTTAGGCTATTTGAATCTTACCGAACGGACGTATATGCTCACTTTCTGGGCCTACATGGTTCTGTCGTTCCTAGGCTTCACCTACTGGACCATCTTCGAAATGGGTATTCCAGTTTAA
- a CDS encoding SAM-dependent methyltransferase — protein sequence MTDDMAKGVDALEQPNALTQHIRQILSETISRGTIAQGTAVKAISFYQYMTLCLYHHEFGYYRSGSSRIGRQGDFYTSAYIGDLMGAQLAAYILQVCQERFAHETHIELLDWGGGTGRLSRQMMDELTQNKETDKQFTLTLIEGNPEHRETAGVQLATYIEQNQARIISSDEAEQLSWVGKPVIVVANELLDAFPVHRIVRRGNQVREWGVYWDDSQQRFAPCHLDLPELNWSSRLQEYEIDLIDQMTFEINLEVDTWIRSLTTRMDQAVVILIDYGDETAELTASHRMDGTLLCYHQHRAHNDPYIIPGEQDLTAHVNFSLVRHVAMDCGWEEVWYGTQKHFLVQTGVMSKLTAHQHTDPFHPEVRRNRAIRQLLLSDGMSELFKVQVLARK from the coding sequence ATGACAGATGATATGGCGAAAGGTGTGGACGCACTGGAACAACCAAATGCATTGACTCAGCACATTAGGCAAATCCTTTCTGAAACGATAAGTAGAGGTACGATTGCCCAGGGAACTGCCGTAAAAGCGATTTCCTTCTATCAGTATATGACACTTTGTCTATATCATCACGAATTTGGATATTATCGCTCTGGTTCGTCGAGAATCGGGCGGCAGGGAGATTTCTATACGAGTGCTTATATTGGTGATTTAATGGGTGCCCAATTGGCTGCTTATATTTTGCAAGTTTGTCAGGAGAGATTCGCTCACGAAACACATATTGAACTGTTGGATTGGGGCGGTGGAACAGGAAGACTAAGTCGGCAGATGATGGATGAGCTGACGCAAAATAAGGAGACGGATAAGCAATTTACTTTAACGCTTATTGAAGGGAATCCAGAGCATAGAGAAACTGCGGGTGTGCAGTTAGCTACTTATATCGAACAAAACCAGGCGCGAATTATTTCATCAGATGAAGCAGAGCAGCTGTCGTGGGTTGGGAAACCGGTAATTGTTGTTGCGAATGAGTTGCTTGATGCATTTCCTGTTCATCGGATTGTTCGCAGGGGCAACCAAGTGCGAGAATGGGGTGTGTATTGGGATGATTCGCAGCAACGGTTTGCGCCATGCCATCTTGATTTGCCTGAACTTAATTGGTCTTCTAGGTTGCAGGAATATGAGATCGATTTAATTGATCAGATGACATTCGAAATCAACTTGGAAGTAGATACTTGGATCCGATCATTAACGACGAGGATGGATCAAGCTGTCGTTATCCTGATCGATTATGGAGATGAGACAGCAGAGTTAACGGCTTCCCATCGGATGGATGGAACTTTGCTTTGCTATCACCAACATCGCGCGCATAATGATCCATATATCATTCCAGGGGAACAAGATCTCACGGCACATGTCAATTTCAGTCTTGTTCGCCATGTTGCAATGGATTGCGGGTGGGAAGAGGTGTGGTATGGCACGCAGAAGCATTTTTTAGTGCAGACGGGTGTCATGTCAAAGCTCACTGCACATCAGCATACAGATCCTTTTCACCCTGAAGTGAGACGTAATCGTGCGATCAGACAGCTGTTGCTCTCTGACGGGATGAGCGAGTTATTTAAAGTTCAAGTGCTAGCGAGAAAATAA
- a CDS encoding extracellular solute-binding protein — MARRKSALVVILLGMMVVLLSPWTNVPEPVSPTVAIPEGNLAAITPEETLMEPVSITVAVAMDETEFQLLMEQNLLFNKRHRDIGVTFIRLEDKDLYSTIKQSLKMKEAADVVLLQTDWVKEFAVSGYLLPADAAFVGKALAEQFDALAAPLRWNGYTWGVPLYYDPYVLVWNVALLHSWLGQEVEFPISKEQWAAVAAISTQVEGEHSWLTIDPSDPIALLSWIENVTDEQTDGIWNESEQQDDKAAIIEALQLIETYRSGIRLLSSVEVSNQRLMDNDSLVSVVPYSKAMKFMSELESSEKLNFEVDASSWELPYVWPRGMSYAISSHTTEDEAAHIWISEMTESNIQLENYNELQVLPVYRSIYDSIANLSKLLPNRNEQAFPSVAPSTSDPEMVLRLTELGNMWNKFAEGLLTSEDWKRLWTPVA; from the coding sequence TTGGCACGTCGCAAGTCTGCCTTAGTTGTTATATTACTTGGTATGATGGTTGTATTGCTATCACCTTGGACAAATGTGCCTGAGCCTGTTTCTCCAACGGTAGCGATCCCTGAGGGGAACCTAGCCGCTATAACACCAGAAGAGACCTTGATGGAGCCTGTGTCCATAACAGTTGCAGTAGCAATGGACGAGACTGAGTTTCAATTGCTTATGGAACAAAACCTATTATTTAATAAGCGTCATCGGGATATCGGGGTGACGTTTATTCGACTTGAGGATAAAGATTTATACAGCACGATAAAGCAGTCGCTGAAAATGAAAGAAGCGGCAGACGTTGTGCTACTACAAACCGATTGGGTGAAAGAATTCGCTGTGTCTGGTTATTTGCTACCTGCCGATGCGGCTTTTGTCGGTAAAGCATTAGCAGAACAATTCGATGCATTGGCTGCTCCATTGAGATGGAATGGCTATACATGGGGCGTTCCACTTTATTATGATCCTTATGTGCTCGTTTGGAATGTGGCGTTGTTACATAGTTGGCTTGGACAAGAAGTTGAGTTTCCGATATCTAAGGAGCAATGGGCAGCAGTTGCAGCGATTAGCACGCAGGTGGAGGGTGAGCATTCGTGGCTCACTATAGATCCATCTGATCCGATCGCTCTGCTTTCCTGGATCGAGAATGTTACGGATGAGCAAACAGATGGCATATGGAATGAAAGCGAACAACAAGATGATAAAGCTGCAATTATCGAAGCGCTTCAGTTGATAGAAACCTATCGCTCAGGCATCCGCTTATTAAGTTCTGTTGAAGTATCGAATCAACGGTTAATGGATAATGATTCACTTGTCAGTGTTGTCCCTTACTCTAAAGCGATGAAGTTCATGAGTGAACTTGAATCCTCGGAAAAGCTCAATTTCGAAGTGGATGCTTCATCATGGGAGCTTCCTTATGTATGGCCACGGGGTATGAGCTACGCCATTTCATCACATACAACGGAAGATGAGGCTGCTCATATCTGGATTTCAGAGATGACGGAGTCTAATATTCAACTGGAAAATTATAATGAATTGCAAGTATTGCCCGTATATCGATCGATCTATGATTCCATAGCGAATTTATCAAAGCTGCTCCCGAATCGGAATGAACAAGCTTTCCCTAGTGTGGCTCCGAGCACGTCTGATCCTGAGATGGTGTTGCGATTGACAGAGCTCGGTAATATGTGGAATAAGTTTGCAGAGGGGTTGCTTACAAGTGAAGATTGGAAGCGACTGTGGACCCCAGTCGCTTAA
- a CDS encoding PhoH family protein: MRKIYVLDTNVLLHDPLSLFAFEDNEIIIPAVVLEEIDSKKRLVDEIGRNARNISRELDSIRDLGELHNGVTLPNGGLLKVEMNHRHYVKVQELFGEMTNDNRILAVALNYHIEEQEKGTLRPVIIVSKDVLVRVKADVLGIQAQDYLTDRTVSISDQYTGHRSVKVHPSVIDEFYTYRKLDVNQLGIQLTLYPNEFVILRDELGTSKSALLKVTSDGQKLEPLHMSNDPIWGITARNAQQRMALELLLNDDLPLVTLTGRAGTGKTLITLAAGLLKVEDEHRFKKLLIARPVVPMGKDIGYLPGEKDEKLRPWMQPIYDNLEFLFDTKKSADLDKILMGLGSIQVEALTYIRGRSIPGQFIIIDEAQNLSKHEVKTIVSRVGENSKIVLLGDPEQIDHPYLDSQSNGLTYLVERFKKEGISGHVTLEKGERSRLAQLATELL; encoded by the coding sequence TTGAGAAAAATCTATGTACTGGATACGAATGTGTTACTCCATGATCCTCTCTCCTTATTTGCATTCGAAGACAATGAAATCATTATTCCAGCAGTTGTATTAGAAGAAATCGATTCAAAAAAACGACTTGTCGATGAAATTGGTCGAAATGCGCGTAATATTTCACGTGAGTTAGATTCAATTCGGGATTTAGGTGAACTGCACAATGGGGTAACATTGCCCAATGGTGGATTGCTGAAAGTGGAGATGAATCACCGCCATTACGTTAAAGTGCAAGAGCTATTCGGTGAGATGACGAATGATAACCGGATTCTTGCGGTGGCGTTAAATTATCATATAGAAGAGCAAGAGAAAGGCACTTTAAGACCAGTCATTATTGTTAGCAAGGATGTACTTGTGCGGGTAAAAGCAGATGTATTAGGTATTCAAGCGCAAGATTATTTAACGGACAGAACTGTTTCAATCTCGGATCAGTATACAGGTCATCGATCCGTGAAAGTGCACCCCTCGGTAATCGATGAATTTTATACGTATCGCAAGCTGGATGTCAATCAACTTGGCATTCAATTGACACTGTATCCGAATGAGTTCGTTATTCTTCGCGATGAACTGGGTACTTCTAAATCAGCACTGCTTAAAGTAACCTCGGATGGGCAAAAATTAGAGCCGTTGCATATGAGCAATGATCCGATATGGGGCATTACGGCGCGCAACGCGCAGCAGCGAATGGCGCTGGAATTACTGTTGAACGATGACCTACCGCTAGTGACATTAACGGGTCGTGCTGGAACAGGGAAGACATTAATTACGTTAGCTGCGGGATTGCTGAAGGTTGAGGATGAGCATCGCTTCAAAAAGCTATTGATCGCGCGCCCTGTCGTTCCAATGGGTAAAGATATTGGATACTTGCCTGGGGAGAAGGATGAGAAGTTACGCCCATGGATGCAACCCATCTACGACAATCTAGAGTTTTTATTTGATACGAAGAAGTCAGCGGATTTGGATAAAATATTAATGGGTCTAGGAAGTATTCAGGTGGAGGCTCTTACTTACATTCGTGGTCGATCGATTCCTGGCCAATTCATTATCATTGATGAAGCGCAAAATTTAAGCAAGCATGAAGTGAAGACGATCGTATCACGCGTTGGTGAGAACAGTAAGATCGTCTTGCTGGGCGATCCTGAGCAGATAGACCATCCGTACCTTGATTCACAAAGTAACGGTCTCACCTACCTCGTGGAACGATTCAAGAAAGAAGGCATTAGTGGTCATGTCACGTTAGAGAAAGGCGAACGTTCACGGCTTGCACAGCTTGCAACAGAGCTGCTCTAA
- a CDS encoding YhcN/YlaJ family sporulation lipoprotein, protein MKCYRRIRMGTFTALLIVALMSVAACGGRSSISDNQFQAQSAKGSTMDGVDKPQNVSAHLEQLALGVPGVKGANCVVFGKYAIVGIDVDEKMERSEVGTLKYSVAEAFLKDPYGVDAIVTADIDLAQRLREIKVDINNGHALTGFANELADIMGRIIPQMPRNIIPPKTPEDVGNQTLNNVQKQAKTPSAS, encoded by the coding sequence ATGAAATGTTATCGAAGAATCCGCATGGGAACCTTTACAGCACTTCTCATCGTTGCCTTGATGAGTGTTGCAGCATGCGGAGGACGGTCATCCATTAGTGATAACCAGTTCCAAGCACAGTCCGCTAAAGGGTCCACCATGGACGGAGTCGACAAACCACAGAATGTGAGTGCACATCTTGAGCAATTGGCACTCGGTGTTCCTGGTGTGAAAGGAGCAAATTGTGTCGTATTCGGCAAATACGCTATTGTTGGAATTGATGTCGACGAGAAGATGGAACGTTCTGAAGTTGGCACATTGAAGTATTCAGTTGCAGAAGCGTTTCTCAAGGATCCCTACGGCGTCGATGCGATCGTAACCGCCGATATTGATCTCGCCCAGCGACTGCGTGAGATCAAGGTCGACATCAACAACGGACATGCATTAACAGGCTTTGCTAATGAGCTAGCGGACATTATGGGGCGAATCATCCCACAAATGCCACGCAACATTATACCGCCTAAAACCCCAGAAGATGTAGGAAATCAGACGCTGAATAACGTTCAAAAACAAGCAAAAACGCCTTCAGCGTCCTAG